In the genome of Lynx canadensis isolate LIC74 chromosome F1, mLynCan4.pri.v2, whole genome shotgun sequence, one region contains:
- the LOC115505585 gene encoding olfactory receptor 6P1 yields the protein MGNWSRGHIAEFVLVGFPTSPPLQCLLFVLFLAIYLLTLLENALIVSTVWLTPSLHRPMYFFLGHLSFLELWYINVTVPRLLGAFLTQERRVSYVGCMTQLYFFIALACTECVLLAVMAYDRYLAICEPLRYPSLMPSSLAIRLAASSWGSGFLSSMMKLLFISRLSYCGPNVINHFFCDISPLLNLTCSDKEQAELVDFLLALVMILLPLLAVVSSYAAIMAAILRIPTAQGRRKAFSTCASHLAVVVIYYSSTLFTYARPQAMYTFNHNKVISVLYTVIVPFLNPAIYCLRNKEVKDALRKSVLGRCHYPRDVPD from the coding sequence ATGGGAAATTGGAGCAGAGGCCACATAGCAGAGTTTGTGTTGGTGGGCTTCCCTACCTCTCCGCCCCTCCAGTGCCTCCTCTTTGTCCTCTTCCTGGCAATTTACCTGTTGACATTGTTGGAGAACGCACTCATCGTTTCCACAGTCTGGCTTACGCCAAGCCTTCACCGCCCAATGTACTTTTTCCTTGGCCATCTCTCCTTCCTGGAGCTGTGGTACATCAATGTCACAGTTCCCCGGCTTTTGGGAGCATTTCTTACCCAGGAGCGTAGAGTCTCTTACGTAGGCTGCATGACTCAGCTCTACTTCTTTATTGCCCTAGCCTGCACCGAATGTGTCCTGCTGGCGgtcatggcctatgaccgctaccTGGCCATCTGTGAGCCCCTCCGTTACCCTAGTCTCATGCCATCCAGCCTGGCCATTCGCCTCGCTGCTTCCTCTTGGGGTAGCGGCTTCTTGAGCTCCATGATGAAGCTTCTTTTCATTTCCCGGCTGTCCTACTGTGGACCCAACGTCATCAACCACTTTTTCTGCGATATCTCCCCACTACTCAACCTCACCTGCTCTGACAAAGAGCAAGCAGAACTAGTAGACTTCCTCTTGGCCCTGGTGATGATTCTGCTCCCTCTGTTGGCTGTGGTTTCATCATATGCTGCCATAATGGCTGCCATCCTCAGGATTCCTACTGCCCAGGGACGTCGcaaagccttctccacctgtgccTCTCACCTGGCAGTGGTTGTTATCTACTACTCCTCCACCCTCTTCACCTATGCACGGCCCCAGGCCATGTACACCTTCAACCATAACAAGGTCATCTCTGTGCTCTATACAGTCATTGTACCGTTCCTCAATCCAGCCATCTACTGCCTGAGGAACAAGGAGGTGAAGGATGCTCTCAGGAAGTCGGTCCTGGGCAGATGCCACTATCCGAGGGACGTCCCAGATTGA
- the LOC115504878 gene encoding olfactory receptor 10X1-like, with the protein MKANQTVLKEFILVGFSSYPHVRTFLFVLFFGLYLLTLTGNLAILGLTWADRSLHTPMYLFLRALSFSETCYTLTIIPKMLADLLTEKRSISVPGCGLQMYFFLGLGGTHCIILTLMGYDRFLAICHPLRYPLLMTNVVCGHLVVSAWAGGFLISVTETALIFGGSFCTPNLIHHFFCHMRAVVRLSCLDSDLTELLVTMISVSGLTGTFLLIITTYIFILSTVFRIPSAEGKQKAFSTCASHLTVVIVHFGFTAIVYLKPEGSGGDDTLIAVPYTIITPFLSPLIFSLRNRDMKNAFRKLLAKRSFWNT; encoded by the coding sequence ATGAAGGCCAACCAGACAGTCCTGAAAGAATTCATTCTTGTGGGCTTCTCCTCGTACCCACACGTGCGGACATTCCTCTTCGTGCTCTTTTTTGGCCTCTACCTTCTCACCCTCACAGGTAACCTGGCCATCCTGGGTCTAACTTGGGCGGACAGATCTCTCCACACCCCTATGTACCTCTTCCTCCGTGCCCTCTCTTTCTCCGAGACCTGCTACACGCTGACCATCATCCCCAAGATGCTGGCAGACCTGCTCACTGAGAAGAGAAGCATTTCAGTCCCGGGGTGTGGCTTGCAGATGTATTTCTTCCTGGGACTTGGTGGCACTCACTGCATCATCCTCACGCTGATGGGATACGATCGCTTTCTGGCCATCTGCCACCCTCTCCGATACCCACTGCTGATGACCAATGTGGTGTGTGGGCACCTGGTGGTCTCTGCTTGGGCCGGAGGCTTCCTTATCTCTGTGACAGAGACTGCACTGATATTCGGGGGCTCCTTCTGCACCCCCAACCTGATCCACCATTTCTTCTGCCACATGCGGGCCGTGGTGAGGCTGTCCTGTCTAGACAGCGACCTCACCGAACTCCTTGTAACAATGATCTCGGTGTCAGGCTTGACGGGCACCTTCCTGCTCATCATCACCACTTACATTTTCATTCTGTCCACTGTCTTCAGGATCCCTTCAGCCGAGGGCAAGCAGAAGGCTTTTTCTACCTGTGCCTCTCATCTCACTGTGGTCATCGTCCACTTTGGCTTCACGGCTATTGTCTATCTGAAGCCAGAAGGCTCGGGAGGAGATGACACACTCATCGCTGTCCCTTACACCATCATCACCCCTTTCCTCAGCCCCCTCATTTTCAGCCTCAGGAATAGAGACATGAAGAATGCGTTCAGAAAGCTGCTGGCAAAGAGGAGTTTCTGGAATACATGA
- the LOC115504877 gene encoding olfactory receptor 10X1-like — protein MKANQTVLKEFILVGFSSYPHVRTFLFVLFFGLYLLTLTGNLAILGLTWADRSLHTPMYLFLRALSFSETCYTLTIIPKMLADLLTEKRSISVPGCGLQMYFFLGLGGTHCIILTLMGYDRFLAICHPLRYPLLMTNVVCGHLVVSAWAGGFLISVTETALIFGGSFCNPNLIHHFFCHMRAVVRLSCLDSDLTELIVTMVSVSALTGTFLLIIITYIFILSTVFRIPSAEGKQKAFSTCASHLTVVIVHFGFAAIVYLKPEGSGGDDTLIAVPYTVITPFLSPLIFSLRNRDMKNAFRKLLAKRSFWNTLQGLSTPQLDLMEDKKKSLETHCAGVLQALRPLENPFSMMPPPESF, from the exons ATGAAGGCCAACCAGACAGTCCTGAAAGAATTCATTCTTGTGGGCTTCTCCTCGTACCCACACGTGCGGACATTCCTCTTCGTGCTCTTTTTTGGCCTCTACCTTCTCACCCTCACAGGTAACCTGGCCATCCTGGGTCTAACTTGGGCGGACAGATCTCTCCACACCCCTATGTACCTCTTCCTCCGTGCCCTCTCTTTCTCCGAGACCTGCTACACGCTGACCATCATCCCCAAGATGCTGGCAGACCTGCTCACTGAGAAGAGAAGCATTTCAGTCCCGGGGTGTGGCTTGCAGATGTATTTCTTCCTGGGACTTGGTGGCACTCACTGCATCATCCTCACGCTGATGGGATACGATCGCTTTCTGGCCATCTGCCACCCTCTCCGATACCCACTGCTGATGACCAATGTGGTGTGTGGGCACCTGGTGGTCTCTGCTTGGGCCGGAGGCTTCCTTATCTCTGTGACAGAGACTGCACTGATATTCGGGGGCTCCTTCTGCAACCCCAACCTCATCCACCATTTCTTCTGCCACATGCGGGCCGTGGTGAGGCTGTCCTGTCTAGACAGCGACCTCACCGAACTCATTGTAACAATGGTCTCAGTGTCAGCCTTGACGGGCACCTTTCTGCTCATTATCATCACTTACATTTTCATTCTGTCCACTGTCTTCAGGATCCCTTCAGCCGAGGGCAAGCAGAAGGCTTTTTCTACCTGCGCCTCTCATCTCACTGTGGTCATCGTCCACTTTGGCTTCGCGGCTATTGTCTATCTGAAGCCAGAAGGCTCGGGAGGAGATGACACACTCATCGCTGTCCCTTACACCGTCATCACCCCTTTCCTCAGCCCCCTCATTTTCAGCCTCAGGAATAGAGATATGAAGAATGCATTCAGAAAGCTGCTGGCAAAGAGGAGTTTCTGGAATAC GTTGCAGGGCCTCTCCACGCCCCAGCTGGACCTCATGGAGGATAAAAAGAAATCCTTGGAAACCCACTGTGCTGGTGTTCTTCAAGCGCTGAGACCCCTGGAGAATCCATTTTCCATGATGCCTCCTCCAGAGTCATTTTAG